From the Hevea brasiliensis isolate MT/VB/25A 57/8 chromosome 15, ASM3005281v1, whole genome shotgun sequence genome, one window contains:
- the LOC110631448 gene encoding protein ALWAYS EARLY 3 isoform X2, with protein sequence MIKLLMAPSRKSRSVNKRFSYINEATSNKNGENTNKSRQRKRKLSDMLGPQWSKEELERFYKAYRKHGKDWEKVTASVRDRSVENVEALYTMNRAYLSLPRGYASAAGLIAMMTDHYSNLEDSDSEQETNEPVVAPRKPQKSARGAKELDASLVPDLVQSQSAASNYGCLSLLKKRRSGSRPWAVGKRTPRVPVSHSFDKDNREKYISPVRQGLKLKADALDDDVAHEIALVLTEASQRAGSPQVSQTPNRKTETPSPVRNGEHMHAESEMTNTKLRGSEMDEGGCELSLGSTEADLGHYVRNKRFMKGKRYHVRKPEVEENMDDHLDDLKEACSGTEEGQKLSATKGKLEMEVLGTKLPRPSNKGQRKRSKKVLFGEGEADAFDALQALADLSLRLPEAPVDTESSVHVEEQKTEIVSKTKLKGNHSTPRVKVASKTTKQGKVFPQDVSASPEVKDGAHQITVGIRKRRKKSLPSKILENEEHIDSHLGESQKVEGTDDVSDIMNKAKCSHDSACQKQGKLMKPPEFASNDHGRESNDSAPSSIQKKHSNCLSWYQVRRWCVFEWFYSAIDYPWFAKREFVEYLDHVGLGHIPRLTRVEWGVIRSSLGKPRRFSEQFLKEEKEKLNQYRESVRNHYTELRAGTKDGLPTDLARPLSVGQRIIALHPKTREIHDGSVLTVDHNRCRVQFDQPELGVEFVMDVDCMPLNPLENIPASLTRHNIFFNKFIENLNDIKMNGQPMERKMEGYIKFASCENLDNGTGFPHTSPSTHLISNLFQHAKGGSANSNVQVSIESGEPVIAQPFILSHVQAKEADIQALSELTRALDKKEAVVSELKRMNDEVENQKDGENSLNDSELFKKHYAAVLLQLNEVNEQVSAALFCLRQRNTYQGNNPHVWLKPMIGIGEPAGHCCSFDHSADEIQESGSHVAEIVESSRTKAQTMVDAAMQAMSSLKKGVSSFESIEEAIDFVNNQLSVDDLSTPGMQTSTTANLVHGSLASQDQSGSCAANVGANSHASDTHLDHISDQNEAQIPSELITQCVATLLMIQKCTERQFPPSDVAEVLDSAVTSLKPCCSPNLPIYADIQKCMGIIRNQILALIPT encoded by the exons ATGATCAAGTTACTCATGGCTCCATCAAGAAAGTCTAGAAGTGTGAATAAGCGGTTCTCATACATCAATGAGGCGACTTCTAACAAGAATGGAGAGAACACTAACAAAAGTAGGCAGCGG AAGAGGAAGTTGTCTGACATGTTAGGACCACAATGGAGCAAGGAAGAGCTTGAGCGTTTCTACAAGGCATATCGTAAGCATGGGAAAGATTGGGAGAAG GTAACTGCTTCAGTGCGTGACCGGTCTGTGGAAAATGTAGAAGCCCTTTATACTATGAATAGG GCTTATTTATCTCTTCCACGAGGGTATGCTTCTGCAGCTGGACTAATAGCAATGATGACGGATCATTACAGTAATCTG GAGGACAGTGATAGTGAACAAGAAACTAATGAGCCTGTAGTGGCCCCTCGAAAACCTCAAAAGAGTGCTCGAGGAGCTAAAGAATTAGATGCATCACTGGTTCCAGATCTTGTGCAATCCCAGTCAGCTGCATCAAATTATGGCTGCTTGTCATTGTTGAAGAAGAGGCGATCTG GAAGCAGGCCCTGGGCTGTTGGAAAAAGGACTCCTCGTGTCCCTGTTTCTCATTCATTTGACAAAGACAACCGGGAGAAGTATATTTCACCAGTTCGACAAGGTTTGAAATTAAAGGCTGATGCACTAGATGATGATGTTGCTCATGAGATAGCATTAGTATTAACAGAGGCTTCTCAAAGAGCTGGATCTCCCCAAGTCTCTCAAACACCAAACAGAAAAACAGAGACACCATCTCCTGTTCGGAATGGTGAACATATG CATGCTGAATCAGAGATGACCAACACCAAGCTTCGTGGCAGTGAGATGGATGAGGGTGGGTGTGAATTAAGCTTGGGAAGCACAGAAGCTGATTTAGGACATTATGTAAGAAATAAACGTTTCATGAAGGGGAAGAGATATCATGTGAGGAAGCCAGAAGTGGAGGAGAATATGGATGATCATTTGGATGACTTAAAGGAAGCTTGTAGTGGGACAGAGGAAGGACAGAAGCTGAGTGCTACCAAAGGAAAATTAGAAATGGAGGTTTTGGGTACAAAACTTCCAAGGCCTTCTAATAAGGGTCAAAGAAAGAGAAGCAAGAAAGTTCTCTTTGGAGAAG GTGAAGCTGATGCCTTTGATGCATTGCAAGCTTTGGCAGATTTGTCTCTGAGGTTGCCAGAAGCACCTGTTGATACGG AGTCATCTGTCCATGTTGAGGAACAGAAGACTGAAATCGTTTCCAAGACCAAGTTGAAAGGGAATCATTCAACTCCCAGAGTTAAAGTTGCATCCAAAACAACTAAACAAGGAAAAGTTTTCCCTCAAGATGTTAGTGCTAGTCCCGAAGTGAAGGATGGAGCCCATCAGATTACTGTTGGGATTCGGAAAAGGAGAAAGAAGTCCTTACCATCTAAG ATATTAGAAAATGAAGAGCATATTGATTCTCATCTGGGCGAGTCTCAGAAGGTTGAG GGCACTGATGATGTAAGTGACATAATGAACAAAGCCAAATGTTCTCATGATTCTGCATGCCAAAAACAAGGGAAACTGATGAAACCTCCAGAATTTGCTTCCAATGACCATGGAAGGGAGTCAAATGATTCAGCTCCATCTTCCATACAG AAAAAGCATTCTAATTGTCTTTCCTGGTATCAAGTTCGGAGGTGGTGTGTTTTTGAATGGTTCTACAGTGCAATTGATTACCCGTGGTTTGCTAAAAGGGAGTTTGTGGAATACCTGGATCATGTTGGATTAGGCCATATTCCGAGATTAACTCGTGTTGAATGGGGTGTCATAAGGAG CTCCCTTGGTAAACCACGAAGATTTTCAGAGCAATTTTTAAAGGAGGAGAAAGAGAAGCTTAATCAATACCGGGAATCTGTCAGAAACCATTACACAGAACTTCGTGCTGGTACCAAGGATGGACTTCCTACAGATTTGGCTCGGCCCTTATCCGTTGGACAACGTATTATTGCTCTTCATCCAAAAACGAGAGAAATTCATGATGGAAGTGTACTTACTGTTGATCATAACAGGTGCCGAGTTCAGTTTGACCAACCTGAACTAGGGGTTGAATTTGTCATG GATGTTGATTGCATGCCTTTAAATCCATTGGAAAATATTCCTGCATCTCTTACCAGgcacaatatttttttcaataaattcattgagaacttaaatgacatcaaaatgaaTGGGCAACCAATGGAAAGGAAGATGGAAGGATACATAAAATTTGCTTCATGTGAGAATCTGGATAACGGCACTGGTTTTCCACATACTTCCCCATCAACTCATCTCATCAGCAATTTATTTCAGCATGCGAAG GGTGGTTCAGCAAATTCTAATGTACAAGTTAGCATTGAGTCAGGTGAACCTGTTATTGCTCAACCTTTTATTCTTTCACATGTCCAAGCAAAGGAAGCTGATATCCAAGCTCTTTCAGAGTTGACTCGTGCTCTTGACAAGAAG GAGGCTGTGGTGTCTGAGTTGAAGCGCATGAATGATGAGGTGGAAAACCAAAAAGATGGAGAAAACTCCCTAAATGATTCTGAACTTTTTAAGAAGCATTATGCTGCTGTACTTTTGCAGTTAAATGAAGTCAATGAACAG GTTTCTGCTGCGCTCTTTTGCTTGAGGCAACGTAACACTTATCAAGGGAATAACCCACATGTATGGCTGAAGCCCATGATCGGTATAGGTGAACCAGCTGGGCACTGCTGCTCTTTTGACCATTCTGCAGACGAGATTCAAGAATCTGGATCTCATGTGGCTGAGATTGTTGAAAGTTCAAGAACAAAAGCTCAGACAATGGTTGATGCAGCTATGCAG GCAATGTCATCTTTGAAGAAGGGAGTAAGCAGCTTTGAGAGTATCGAGGAGGCTATAGATTTTGTAAATAATCAACTTTCAGTAGATGATTTAAGCACACCAGGCATGCAAACTTCTACCACTGCAAATTTAGTTCACGGTAGCCTGGCTTCTCAGGATCAGTCAGGTTCCTGTGCGGCAAATGTGGGGGCAAACAGTCATGCTTCTGATACTCACTTAGACCATATATCTGACCAAAATGAAGCACAAATCCCTTCAGAACTCATTACGCAATGTGTAGCTACTTTGCTTATGATTCAG aaaTGTACAGAACGGCAGTTTCCACCAAGTGATGTTGCCGAGGTACTAGATTCTGCGGTTACAAGTTTGAAGCCATGTTGTTCACCAAACCTTCCAATTTATGCAGATATTCAGAAATGCATGGGGATTATTAGGAATCAGATATTGGCACTCATACCTACATAG
- the LOC110631448 gene encoding protein ALWAYS EARLY 3 isoform X1, producing the protein MIKLLMAPSRKSRSVNKRFSYINEATSNKNGENTNKSRQRKRKLSDMLGPQWSKEELERFYKAYRKHGKDWEKVTASVRDRSVENVEALYTMNRAYLSLPRGYASAAGLIAMMTDHYSNLEDSDSEQETNEPVVAPRKPQKSARGAKELDASLVPDLVQSQSAASNYGCLSLLKKRRSGSRPWAVGKRTPRVPVSHSFDKDNREKYISPVRQGLKLKADALDDDVAHEIALVLTEASQRAGSPQVSQTPNRKTETPSPVRNGEHMHAESEMTNTKLRGSEMDEGGCELSLGSTEADLGHYVRNKRFMKGKRYHVRKPEVEENMDDHLDDLKEACSGTEEGQKLSATKGKLEMEVLGTKLPRPSNKGQRKRSKKVLFGEGEADAFDALQALADLSLRLPEAPVDTESSVHVEEQKTEIVSKTKLKGNHSTPRVKVASKTTKQGKVFPQDVSASPEVKDGAHQITVGIRKRRKKSLPSKILENEEHIDSHLGESQKVEGTDDVSDIMNKAKCSHDSACQKQGKLMKPPEFASNDHGRESNDSAPSSIQVLSSNQFNLPTKVRSRRKINTPKPLVDKDTTSSENIVNGQYNIAIPSFNDNVLNLKKKHSNCLSWYQVRRWCVFEWFYSAIDYPWFAKREFVEYLDHVGLGHIPRLTRVEWGVIRSSLGKPRRFSEQFLKEEKEKLNQYRESVRNHYTELRAGTKDGLPTDLARPLSVGQRIIALHPKTREIHDGSVLTVDHNRCRVQFDQPELGVEFVMDVDCMPLNPLENIPASLTRHNIFFNKFIENLNDIKMNGQPMERKMEGYIKFASCENLDNGTGFPHTSPSTHLISNLFQHAKGGSANSNVQVSIESGEPVIAQPFILSHVQAKEADIQALSELTRALDKKEAVVSELKRMNDEVENQKDGENSLNDSELFKKHYAAVLLQLNEVNEQVSAALFCLRQRNTYQGNNPHVWLKPMIGIGEPAGHCCSFDHSADEIQESGSHVAEIVESSRTKAQTMVDAAMQAMSSLKKGVSSFESIEEAIDFVNNQLSVDDLSTPGMQTSTTANLVHGSLASQDQSGSCAANVGANSHASDTHLDHISDQNEAQIPSELITQCVATLLMIQKCTERQFPPSDVAEVLDSAVTSLKPCCSPNLPIYADIQKCMGIIRNQILALIPT; encoded by the exons ATGATCAAGTTACTCATGGCTCCATCAAGAAAGTCTAGAAGTGTGAATAAGCGGTTCTCATACATCAATGAGGCGACTTCTAACAAGAATGGAGAGAACACTAACAAAAGTAGGCAGCGG AAGAGGAAGTTGTCTGACATGTTAGGACCACAATGGAGCAAGGAAGAGCTTGAGCGTTTCTACAAGGCATATCGTAAGCATGGGAAAGATTGGGAGAAG GTAACTGCTTCAGTGCGTGACCGGTCTGTGGAAAATGTAGAAGCCCTTTATACTATGAATAGG GCTTATTTATCTCTTCCACGAGGGTATGCTTCTGCAGCTGGACTAATAGCAATGATGACGGATCATTACAGTAATCTG GAGGACAGTGATAGTGAACAAGAAACTAATGAGCCTGTAGTGGCCCCTCGAAAACCTCAAAAGAGTGCTCGAGGAGCTAAAGAATTAGATGCATCACTGGTTCCAGATCTTGTGCAATCCCAGTCAGCTGCATCAAATTATGGCTGCTTGTCATTGTTGAAGAAGAGGCGATCTG GAAGCAGGCCCTGGGCTGTTGGAAAAAGGACTCCTCGTGTCCCTGTTTCTCATTCATTTGACAAAGACAACCGGGAGAAGTATATTTCACCAGTTCGACAAGGTTTGAAATTAAAGGCTGATGCACTAGATGATGATGTTGCTCATGAGATAGCATTAGTATTAACAGAGGCTTCTCAAAGAGCTGGATCTCCCCAAGTCTCTCAAACACCAAACAGAAAAACAGAGACACCATCTCCTGTTCGGAATGGTGAACATATG CATGCTGAATCAGAGATGACCAACACCAAGCTTCGTGGCAGTGAGATGGATGAGGGTGGGTGTGAATTAAGCTTGGGAAGCACAGAAGCTGATTTAGGACATTATGTAAGAAATAAACGTTTCATGAAGGGGAAGAGATATCATGTGAGGAAGCCAGAAGTGGAGGAGAATATGGATGATCATTTGGATGACTTAAAGGAAGCTTGTAGTGGGACAGAGGAAGGACAGAAGCTGAGTGCTACCAAAGGAAAATTAGAAATGGAGGTTTTGGGTACAAAACTTCCAAGGCCTTCTAATAAGGGTCAAAGAAAGAGAAGCAAGAAAGTTCTCTTTGGAGAAG GTGAAGCTGATGCCTTTGATGCATTGCAAGCTTTGGCAGATTTGTCTCTGAGGTTGCCAGAAGCACCTGTTGATACGG AGTCATCTGTCCATGTTGAGGAACAGAAGACTGAAATCGTTTCCAAGACCAAGTTGAAAGGGAATCATTCAACTCCCAGAGTTAAAGTTGCATCCAAAACAACTAAACAAGGAAAAGTTTTCCCTCAAGATGTTAGTGCTAGTCCCGAAGTGAAGGATGGAGCCCATCAGATTACTGTTGGGATTCGGAAAAGGAGAAAGAAGTCCTTACCATCTAAG ATATTAGAAAATGAAGAGCATATTGATTCTCATCTGGGCGAGTCTCAGAAGGTTGAG GGCACTGATGATGTAAGTGACATAATGAACAAAGCCAAATGTTCTCATGATTCTGCATGCCAAAAACAAGGGAAACTGATGAAACCTCCAGAATTTGCTTCCAATGACCATGGAAGGGAGTCAAATGATTCAGCTCCATCTTCCATACAGGTTTTATCTTCAAACCAATTCAACTTACCTACCAAAGTGAGAAGTAGGCGTAAAATAAACACACCAAAACCATTGGTTGATAAAGATACTACGTCTTCTGAGAATATTGTAAATGGCCAATACAATATTGCCATTCCTTCATTCAATGACAATGTACTCAATCTTAAG AAAAAGCATTCTAATTGTCTTTCCTGGTATCAAGTTCGGAGGTGGTGTGTTTTTGAATGGTTCTACAGTGCAATTGATTACCCGTGGTTTGCTAAAAGGGAGTTTGTGGAATACCTGGATCATGTTGGATTAGGCCATATTCCGAGATTAACTCGTGTTGAATGGGGTGTCATAAGGAG CTCCCTTGGTAAACCACGAAGATTTTCAGAGCAATTTTTAAAGGAGGAGAAAGAGAAGCTTAATCAATACCGGGAATCTGTCAGAAACCATTACACAGAACTTCGTGCTGGTACCAAGGATGGACTTCCTACAGATTTGGCTCGGCCCTTATCCGTTGGACAACGTATTATTGCTCTTCATCCAAAAACGAGAGAAATTCATGATGGAAGTGTACTTACTGTTGATCATAACAGGTGCCGAGTTCAGTTTGACCAACCTGAACTAGGGGTTGAATTTGTCATG GATGTTGATTGCATGCCTTTAAATCCATTGGAAAATATTCCTGCATCTCTTACCAGgcacaatatttttttcaataaattcattgagaacttaaatgacatcaaaatgaaTGGGCAACCAATGGAAAGGAAGATGGAAGGATACATAAAATTTGCTTCATGTGAGAATCTGGATAACGGCACTGGTTTTCCACATACTTCCCCATCAACTCATCTCATCAGCAATTTATTTCAGCATGCGAAG GGTGGTTCAGCAAATTCTAATGTACAAGTTAGCATTGAGTCAGGTGAACCTGTTATTGCTCAACCTTTTATTCTTTCACATGTCCAAGCAAAGGAAGCTGATATCCAAGCTCTTTCAGAGTTGACTCGTGCTCTTGACAAGAAG GAGGCTGTGGTGTCTGAGTTGAAGCGCATGAATGATGAGGTGGAAAACCAAAAAGATGGAGAAAACTCCCTAAATGATTCTGAACTTTTTAAGAAGCATTATGCTGCTGTACTTTTGCAGTTAAATGAAGTCAATGAACAG GTTTCTGCTGCGCTCTTTTGCTTGAGGCAACGTAACACTTATCAAGGGAATAACCCACATGTATGGCTGAAGCCCATGATCGGTATAGGTGAACCAGCTGGGCACTGCTGCTCTTTTGACCATTCTGCAGACGAGATTCAAGAATCTGGATCTCATGTGGCTGAGATTGTTGAAAGTTCAAGAACAAAAGCTCAGACAATGGTTGATGCAGCTATGCAG GCAATGTCATCTTTGAAGAAGGGAGTAAGCAGCTTTGAGAGTATCGAGGAGGCTATAGATTTTGTAAATAATCAACTTTCAGTAGATGATTTAAGCACACCAGGCATGCAAACTTCTACCACTGCAAATTTAGTTCACGGTAGCCTGGCTTCTCAGGATCAGTCAGGTTCCTGTGCGGCAAATGTGGGGGCAAACAGTCATGCTTCTGATACTCACTTAGACCATATATCTGACCAAAATGAAGCACAAATCCCTTCAGAACTCATTACGCAATGTGTAGCTACTTTGCTTATGATTCAG aaaTGTACAGAACGGCAGTTTCCACCAAGTGATGTTGCCGAGGTACTAGATTCTGCGGTTACAAGTTTGAAGCCATGTTGTTCACCAAACCTTCCAATTTATGCAGATATTCAGAAATGCATGGGGATTATTAGGAATCAGATATTGGCACTCATACCTACATAG